A stretch of DNA from Candidatus Dependentiae bacterium:
TTTTGACACTCTGGCCAAATAAAGTTTGTTCTTCCGCTATAATTTCTGGCGTGTACCAATTTAATAATTTATTTATATGGTCAGAAATATTAACCCCTTCAAAAGAAACCCTCTTAGCCCCACTCGCAATCAAGGCTTTAACGCTTTTTGACTTTTCAGCAACAGCAGCCAAAAAAAGTGGCGTTCTTCGATTAATATTACGAGCGTTCTTTTTTGCACCTTTTTCAATAAGCAGCGTTATAACATCAGCGCGATCATTTAATGCTGCATGATGTAATGGAGTTAAATGACTATCAGAAGGAAAGTTTTTATTTACATTTGCATCAATCAGAAAACTTACAACATCTACAAGCCCAGCGCCTGCCGCATGATGCAATGGAGTTGAGCCATTATTGTTTTTCGGTTCTTTATTTACCCCAGACTCAACTAGATACTTTACCAGATCAAGACCTCCTTTTCCGGCAGCATAATGCAATGGGGTCGCACCACTATTGTCACAAGCTTCTTTGTTCAATCCAGAATCAACTAAATATTTTGCAACTTCCAGGCGTCCATTTACAGCAGCATAGTGCAATGGTGTCGCACCAGTATTGTCACAAACTTCTTTATCCACTCCAAAATCAACTAGATATTTTGCAAGATCAGGTTGCCCAGCAAGCACCGCATGATGCAATGGGGCTTGGCCTTTTTTATTTTTTGCCTCAACTAGAGCTCCTGCGCTAATCAAAGCTTTTAAGATATCAGCATTTCCAACCTGCGAAGCATAATGCACAAAGGTAGTTCCATTAGTATCTGCAAAGTTTACATTTATTTTTTCTTCAATAAGCCGATTTACAGTATCTAGATCAGCAAAGCGAATCGCATCTTGAAGAACTCTTATTTTTCTGTGATCATTACTGCTTGACTGCAATAAAAAACATGGCAATAAAAGACTCATCGAAAACAACAATAATTTTTTCATAAAACCCCAGCCTAAAAACCTACAATTAACCCTATTAAAATAACACAATTTAAGAAATTTATCTAATTTGAACACC
This window harbors:
- a CDS encoding ankyrin repeat domain-containing protein; translation: MKKLLLFSMSLLLPCFLLQSSSNDHRKIRVLQDAIRFADLDTVNRLIEEKINVNFADTNGTTFVHYASQVGNADILKALISAGALVEAKNKKGQAPLHHAVLAGQPDLAKYLVDFGVDKEVCDNTGATPLHYAAVNGRLEVAKYLVDSGLNKEACDNSGATPLHYAAGKGGLDLVKYLVESGVNKEPKNNNGSTPLHHAAGAGLVDVVSFLIDANVNKNFPSDSHLTPLHHAALNDRADVITLLIEKGAKKNARNINRRTPLFLAAVAEKSKSVKALIASGAKRVSFEGVNISDHINKLLNWYTPEIIAEEQTLFGQSVKKSFDEFENGHPELLSKVLGGSTDNDPSIFPATSITRARALFEPCDLENNIIPELRKQLPGLTIEGDEAIMTRNRDYLKSIKVRPRSNDDLETEDK